One window of Candidatus Mycobacterium wuenschmannii genomic DNA carries:
- a CDS encoding condensation domain-containing protein, protein MRIGQITVGSLTEWTLTPGTVTSWHPTVASADKARQAPVSSVPVSYMQSQHLRNYYERTDAGLNFSRQIIASCDAKGECDIAAMNIALNAYLRRHDTFRSWFERTDDGEFIRHTITDPDDIEFEPVDQGHMDIDAICEHTTAIPNPFEWGCFTFGIVQREGQFTFFVAMDHVHGDATLIGTTMMEANGMYAALSSGGDALELPDAGSFDDFCVRERESTSQLTLESPGVQSWIDFAENCNGGFPEFPLPLGDPEKTLTSEMSSELLMTDAQTERFEAACQTAGSRFVGGLFACLGLVEHEFTGALTYYGLTPRDSRTGADNFMTQGWFTGLIPITVPIAATSFNEAAYAAQTSFDSGLDMARVPYYRVLELAPWLKWPQPNFPVSNFLHGGAAPLNAILAAGDMGLADNIGIYPDGRFSYQLTIYIFRYKEGTVMAIMHPDNPVALKSATRYMEAMKSVCVRVADSGHWGRVA, encoded by the coding sequence TTGCGCATCGGGCAAATCACGGTCGGCTCGTTGACTGAATGGACGCTGACCCCGGGCACCGTCACCTCCTGGCACCCGACCGTCGCATCCGCGGACAAGGCTCGCCAGGCGCCGGTGAGTTCGGTGCCGGTCAGCTATATGCAAAGCCAGCACCTACGTAATTACTACGAGCGCACCGACGCGGGCCTCAACTTCTCCCGGCAGATCATCGCGAGCTGCGATGCGAAGGGCGAGTGCGACATCGCGGCCATGAACATCGCCCTCAACGCCTACCTGCGCCGACACGACACTTTCCGCAGCTGGTTCGAGCGGACCGACGACGGCGAGTTCATCCGGCACACGATCACCGACCCGGATGACATCGAATTCGAGCCCGTCGACCAGGGCCACATGGACATCGACGCGATCTGCGAGCACACCACCGCGATTCCCAACCCGTTCGAGTGGGGCTGTTTCACCTTCGGGATCGTCCAGCGCGAGGGCCAGTTCACCTTCTTCGTCGCGATGGACCACGTCCACGGTGACGCGACGCTGATCGGCACCACGATGATGGAAGCCAACGGCATGTACGCCGCACTGAGCAGCGGCGGAGACGCGCTGGAGCTTCCCGACGCCGGCAGTTTCGACGACTTCTGCGTGCGCGAGCGCGAATCCACCTCGCAGCTGACCCTGGAATCGCCGGGCGTGCAGTCCTGGATCGACTTTGCCGAGAACTGCAACGGCGGCTTCCCCGAGTTCCCGCTACCGCTGGGCGACCCGGAAAAGACGCTCACCAGCGAGATGTCGTCCGAGCTGCTGATGACCGATGCCCAGACGGAACGCTTCGAGGCGGCATGTCAGACGGCGGGCTCCCGCTTCGTCGGTGGGCTGTTCGCCTGCCTGGGCCTGGTAGAGCACGAATTCACCGGCGCGCTCACCTATTACGGGCTCACGCCACGGGATTCCCGTACCGGCGCGGACAACTTCATGACGCAGGGCTGGTTCACCGGCCTGATCCCGATCACCGTGCCGATCGCCGCGACGTCGTTCAACGAGGCGGCCTACGCCGCCCAGACCTCGTTCGACTCGGGCCTGGACATGGCGCGGGTGCCGTACTACCGCGTGCTGGAACTGGCGCCCTGGCTGAAGTGGCCGCAACCGAACTTCCCGGTGTCGAACTTTCTGCATGGCGGGGCCGCGCCGCTCAACGCTATTCTCGCGGCGGGCGACATGGGCTTGGCCGACAACATCGGGATCTACCCCGACGGACGATTCTCATATCAGCTCACTATCTACATCTTCCGCTACAAAGAGGGCACGGTGATGGCGATCATGCATCCCGACAATCCCGTCGCCCTCAAGTCCGCTACCCGCTACATGGAGGCAATGAAGTCTGTGTGTGTGCGGGTCGCTGACAGCGGACACTGGGGACGCGTCGCCTGA
- a CDS encoding MMPL/RND family transporter, whose translation MRRLADFVVRWPWVVIGVWIAVAVALPLSFPSLNEMSEKHPLAILPSDAPSNVTARKMTEAFHEAGSEDLLLVVLTDDKGLNPSDETIYRNLAETLRKDTKNVVMLQDFVSTPPLKSIVTSKDNKAWVLPVGVAGELGTPRSYEAFTAITNTVNHAVAGTSLKANLTGPAGTVADLTVAGQQDRMPIELAIGVMVLIVLLIVYRSAITMLLPLITIALSLVIAQAVVAAYSFLTGAGVSNQSIVFLSAIMAGAGTDYAVFLISRYHDYLRLGEGHEPALKKALVSIGKVITASASTVGITFLVISFARMGVFQTVGIASAIGVAIAFLAAVTLLPAILALAGPRGWVKPRRELTAKFWRRSGIRIVRRPRTHLVASLIVLGLLASCAGLVHYNYDDRKALGASAPSTIGYAALDRHFPVNQSIPEYIFIQSPRDLRNPQALADLEQMADRISQLPNVAAISGVTRPTGNVPEQFRATYQAGAIGSFLQGGSTLINDHTNDLNQLSEGSVSLADKLQEVQGQVGELAASVHELQSTFSSTKDQYSGDTLVHEVDLAAQLIDHVNAISNKMGWNYTGAKNLVEWVGPVLNALRGNPVCDLDESCTNTRGEFEQLLGPQNQDDVDAINDLARQMGDYPDKKQLKASTDKMRAAISKLSGVLQSMGMDQPGGLQANLDQLEGGANQFAGGSRQIADAVNLLVDQVKQLGAGLSESATFLLSLKKDASQPSMGGFNIPAQLLRLPEFQDAAKVFISADGHSVRYLVQTKLNPFSTEAMDQVNAILATAKGAQPNTALSDAKISMSGYTVGLKDTRDYYQHDIRFIITVTLLVVLLTLIVLLRAIVAPLYLVASVVVSYLSAVGIGAVVFQFLLGQQLHWSVPPLAFVVLVAVGADYNMLLVSRMRDESPHSMRYGIIRTLSSTGGVITAAGLIFAASMAGLLFSSIGTVVQGGFVIGIGILLDTFLVRTITVPAIAALMGQANWWPSKLVPQRLSGVRAQPEAS comes from the coding sequence ATGCGTCGGCTAGCTGATTTCGTGGTGCGATGGCCCTGGGTGGTGATCGGCGTGTGGATCGCCGTCGCCGTCGCCCTGCCGCTGTCCTTCCCGTCGCTCAACGAGATGTCGGAGAAGCACCCGCTGGCGATCCTGCCCAGCGACGCCCCGTCCAACGTCACCGCCCGCAAGATGACCGAGGCGTTCCACGAAGCGGGCTCCGAAGATCTGCTGCTGGTCGTCCTGACCGACGACAAGGGCCTCAACCCGTCCGATGAGACGATCTACCGCAATCTCGCGGAGACCCTGCGCAAAGACACCAAGAACGTCGTCATGCTGCAGGATTTCGTCAGCACCCCGCCGCTGAAGTCGATCGTCACCAGCAAGGACAACAAGGCCTGGGTGCTGCCGGTCGGCGTGGCCGGCGAACTGGGTACACCCCGGTCCTACGAGGCGTTCACGGCGATCACCAATACCGTCAACCACGCCGTCGCCGGGACCTCGCTGAAGGCCAACCTCACCGGACCCGCCGGCACGGTCGCCGACCTGACGGTCGCGGGCCAGCAGGACCGGATGCCGATCGAACTCGCCATCGGCGTGATGGTGCTGATCGTGCTGCTGATCGTCTATCGCAGTGCCATCACCATGTTGTTGCCGTTGATCACCATCGCGTTGTCGCTGGTGATCGCGCAGGCGGTGGTGGCTGCTTATTCATTCCTGACGGGTGCCGGCGTCTCGAACCAGTCGATCGTCTTTCTGAGCGCGATCATGGCCGGCGCCGGAACGGACTACGCCGTCTTCCTGATCAGCCGATACCACGACTATCTGCGGCTGGGCGAGGGTCACGAGCCGGCGCTGAAGAAGGCGCTGGTCTCGATCGGCAAGGTCATCACCGCGTCGGCCAGCACGGTCGGCATCACGTTCCTGGTGATCAGCTTCGCCCGGATGGGCGTCTTCCAGACGGTCGGTATCGCCTCGGCGATCGGTGTCGCCATCGCGTTCCTGGCCGCGGTGACACTGCTGCCGGCGATCCTGGCGCTGGCCGGCCCGCGCGGCTGGGTGAAGCCGCGTCGCGAACTGACCGCGAAGTTCTGGCGCCGGTCCGGCATTCGCATCGTGCGACGGCCGCGCACCCACCTGGTGGCCAGCCTGATCGTGCTGGGCCTGCTGGCGAGTTGCGCGGGCCTGGTCCACTACAACTACGACGACCGCAAGGCGCTGGGTGCATCGGCCCCCAGCACCATCGGGTACGCGGCGCTGGATCGCCACTTCCCGGTGAACCAGTCGATTCCGGAGTACATCTTCATCCAGTCGCCGCGCGACCTGCGTAATCCGCAAGCGCTGGCCGACCTGGAGCAGATGGCCGACCGGATCAGCCAGCTGCCGAACGTCGCGGCGATCAGCGGTGTCACCCGGCCCACCGGAAACGTGCCGGAACAGTTCCGGGCCACGTATCAGGCGGGCGCCATCGGGTCATTCCTGCAGGGCGGTTCGACGCTGATCAACGACCACACCAACGACCTCAACCAGCTGTCGGAGGGATCGGTCTCGCTGGCCGACAAGCTCCAGGAGGTGCAGGGGCAGGTCGGCGAACTCGCGGCCAGCGTGCACGAGCTGCAGAGCACCTTCAGCTCGACGAAGGACCAGTACAGCGGCGACACGTTGGTCCACGAAGTCGACCTCGCGGCGCAGCTCATCGATCACGTGAACGCGATCAGCAACAAGATGGGCTGGAACTACACCGGCGCCAAGAACCTGGTCGAGTGGGTCGGCCCGGTGCTGAATGCGTTGCGCGGCAACCCCGTCTGCGATCTCGACGAGTCCTGCACCAACACGCGCGGGGAGTTCGAGCAACTGCTCGGGCCGCAGAACCAGGACGATGTCGACGCGATCAACGACCTGGCCCGCCAGATGGGCGACTACCCGGACAAGAAGCAGCTCAAGGCCTCGACCGACAAGATGCGGGCCGCGATCTCGAAGCTGAGCGGCGTGCTGCAGTCGATGGGCATGGATCAGCCCGGCGGCCTGCAGGCCAACCTGGATCAGCTGGAGGGCGGCGCAAACCAGTTCGCCGGCGGCAGCCGGCAGATCGCCGACGCGGTGAATCTGCTGGTCGACCAGGTCAAGCAGTTGGGCGCCGGCCTCAGCGAGTCGGCGACGTTCCTGCTGTCACTGAAGAAGGACGCGTCGCAGCCGTCGATGGGCGGGTTCAACATCCCGGCCCAGCTGCTGCGCCTGCCGGAATTCCAGGACGCCGCCAAGGTCTTCATCTCGGCGGACGGTCACTCGGTGCGCTACCTGGTGCAGACGAAGCTCAACCCGTTCAGCACCGAGGCGATGGATCAGGTCAACGCGATCCTGGCGACGGCCAAGGGCGCCCAGCCGAACACCGCGCTGTCGGACGCCAAGATCTCCATGTCGGGCTACACCGTCGGCCTCAAGGACACCCGCGACTACTACCAGCACGACATCCGCTTCATCATCACGGTCACCCTGCTCGTGGTGCTGTTGACGCTGATCGTGCTGCTGCGGGCGATCGTCGCGCCGCTGTACCTGGTGGCCTCCGTCGTCGTCTCCTACCTGTCGGCGGTCGGCATCGGCGCGGTGGTGTTCCAGTTCCTGCTCGGCCAGCAATTGCATTGGAGCGTGCCGCCTTTGGCGTTCGTTGTGCTGGTCGCTGTGGGCGCCGACTACAACATGCTGTTGGTCTCCCGGATGCGTGACGAGTCGCCGCACAGCATGCGCTACGGCATCATCCGGACGCTGAGTTCGACCGGCGGCGTGATCACCGCGGCGGGGCTGATCTTCGCCGCCTCGATGGCCGGCCTGCTGTTCTCCAGCATCGGCACGGTGGTGCAGGGCGGATTCGTCATCGGCATCGGCATTCTGCTGGACACATTCCTGGTCCGCACGATCACCGTCCCGGCCATCGCCGCGCTGATGGGACAGGCGAACTGGTGGCCTTCGAAGCTCGTCCCGCAGCGGCTGTCCGGCGTACGCGCGCAGCCCGAAGCGAGTTAG
- a CDS encoding PE-PPE domain-containing protein has protein sequence MKKLLAGVSALVTVGATGCFGVWTASADGPEISGPPSPGAPGDQTAYALGGAHVLGVPYDNYIRMEGAEWFPGQQRQIVRYPAGQVQGHVLAHLFPGLKPDIDKVDQQFPGIGLDGPSVGQSVAEGVDNLDNAIRTTGRPGTAIGLSEGGFVVDGEQLRLANHPETGPPPNALNFATFGDPIGRHAWGQSFLRATYPVGANVPALDFVMTPEYESQYDTNRFVAAYDSIADFPDRPDNMFAFANTLMGLATGHTAVAFTNASMVPPGNIRTTINSRGAKDTTIMVPQQHLPLVMPLKYIGIPEDTLNKLDAILIPRVNAGYIRNDDPATAPVQVDPVHGFDPAVVTAPTNQATFGGGADPLSQALSGALSVLSHGASQSAN, from the coding sequence ATGAAGAAACTACTCGCAGGAGTATCAGCGCTGGTAACCGTCGGCGCCACAGGATGTTTCGGCGTCTGGACCGCTTCGGCCGACGGACCGGAGATCAGCGGCCCGCCCTCCCCCGGGGCGCCCGGCGACCAGACCGCGTACGCCCTCGGTGGCGCGCACGTGCTGGGTGTCCCGTACGACAACTACATCCGCATGGAAGGCGCGGAGTGGTTCCCGGGCCAGCAGCGGCAAATCGTCCGCTATCCGGCCGGCCAGGTGCAGGGCCACGTGCTGGCGCACCTCTTCCCCGGTCTGAAGCCGGACATCGACAAGGTCGACCAGCAGTTCCCGGGCATCGGACTCGACGGCCCCAGCGTCGGCCAATCGGTCGCGGAGGGCGTGGACAACCTCGACAACGCGATCCGCACCACTGGTCGACCCGGCACGGCGATCGGCCTTTCCGAGGGTGGCTTCGTGGTCGACGGTGAGCAGCTGCGGCTGGCAAACCACCCGGAGACCGGTCCCCCGCCGAACGCGCTGAACTTCGCCACCTTCGGCGACCCGATCGGTCGGCACGCCTGGGGCCAGAGTTTCCTTCGCGCCACCTATCCGGTCGGCGCCAATGTGCCGGCGCTGGACTTTGTGATGACGCCGGAATACGAGAGCCAGTACGACACCAACCGGTTCGTCGCCGCCTACGACTCGATCGCGGACTTCCCGGACCGCCCGGACAACATGTTCGCCTTCGCGAACACGCTGATGGGCTTGGCCACCGGCCACACCGCCGTGGCCTTCACCAACGCGAGCATGGTGCCGCCCGGCAACATCCGAACCACGATCAACTCGCGCGGGGCCAAAGACACCACGATCATGGTGCCCCAGCAACACCTTCCGCTGGTCATGCCATTGAAATACATCGGCATTCCGGAAGACACGCTGAACAAGCTCGACGCGATACTTATCCCGCGCGTAAATGCGGGTTACATTAGGAACGATGATCCGGCGACGGCGCCGGTTCAGGTGGACCCGGTGCACGGTTTCGACCCGGCAGTGGTCACCGCTCCGACGAACCAAGCCACCTTCGGCGGCGGTGCAGATCCGCTATCGCAGGCGCTCAGCGGTGCTTTGTCGGTGCTCTCCCACGGTGCAAGCCAATCGGCGAACTGA
- a CDS encoding AMP-binding protein, translating into MAQSTILSMLHGRASMRPNDPAFTFTDYEKDYAGVRETLTWSQLSRQTMNVAREVRAHGATGDRAVILAPQGLDYIRAFLGAMQAGLIAVPLPLPHRGSSYDRVGAVFADTAPSVVLTTSSVAEEVGDYIDQSRMDTAPKIVSIDALSLDAEGGPSPATGEVPSIAYLQYSSGSTRTPTGVMMSHRNLTVNFEQLMSSFFAGSKVPAGAEIVSWLPFYHDMGLVLGVCAPILGGYHAELSSPLAFLERPARWVQAMAKSEAAWSSAPNFAFDLAARKTTDADLAGMDLGGVLGIISGAERVEPATLQRFVDRFSHFNFKDTMMRPSYGLAEATVFVATGTWHEDQPTKTFGVGELGVGQVERCASGEGSALVSYRIPRSPQLRIVDSETYRECPKDEIGEIWVHGENVAEGYWNKPPEEQACFGATLVDPSPGTPAGPWLRTGDLGFIHEGEVFIVGRIKDMLIIRGRNHYPEDIEATIQQIAHGRVAAISVQMDSTEQLVTVIEVKKKRGEASDELATRLSGVRNNITAAISNAHGLSVGDVVLVPAGSIPTTTSGKIRRQACVELYRQSQFARVDA; encoded by the coding sequence ATGGCTCAATCGACGATTCTTTCGATGTTGCACGGTCGCGCCAGCATGCGGCCGAATGACCCCGCATTCACTTTCACCGACTACGAAAAGGACTACGCGGGCGTCCGCGAAACTCTGACGTGGTCGCAATTGTCGCGGCAGACCATGAATGTGGCCCGCGAAGTGCGCGCGCACGGAGCCACCGGAGACCGGGCCGTCATCCTGGCGCCGCAGGGCCTCGACTACATCCGGGCGTTCCTCGGAGCCATGCAGGCCGGGCTGATCGCCGTTCCACTGCCCCTGCCGCACCGCGGCTCGAGCTATGACCGGGTCGGCGCGGTATTCGCCGACACCGCACCTTCGGTCGTCCTGACGACCTCCTCGGTGGCCGAGGAGGTGGGTGACTACATCGACCAGTCCCGCATGGACACCGCGCCGAAGATCGTGTCGATCGATGCGCTCAGCCTGGACGCCGAGGGCGGGCCCAGCCCGGCCACCGGCGAGGTGCCGAGCATTGCGTACCTGCAGTACAGCTCGGGTTCGACGCGCACGCCGACCGGCGTGATGATGTCGCACCGCAACTTGACGGTGAACTTCGAGCAGCTGATGAGCAGCTTCTTCGCGGGCTCGAAAGTCCCGGCCGGCGCCGAGATCGTGTCCTGGCTGCCCTTCTATCACGACATGGGCTTGGTGCTGGGCGTCTGCGCGCCCATCCTGGGCGGCTACCACGCGGAGCTGTCGAGTCCGCTGGCCTTCCTCGAGCGGCCGGCCCGCTGGGTGCAGGCGATGGCAAAGAGCGAGGCCGCGTGGTCGTCGGCGCCCAACTTCGCCTTCGACCTGGCCGCTCGTAAGACCACCGACGCCGACCTGGCCGGGATGGATCTGGGCGGCGTGCTTGGCATCATCAGCGGCGCCGAGCGTGTCGAGCCGGCCACCCTGCAGCGCTTCGTGGACCGGTTCTCGCACTTCAACTTCAAAGACACGATGATGCGTCCGTCCTACGGCCTGGCCGAGGCCACCGTGTTCGTGGCGACCGGCACCTGGCACGAGGACCAGCCGACCAAGACCTTCGGCGTCGGCGAGCTCGGCGTCGGCCAGGTTGAGCGCTGCGCGTCCGGCGAAGGCTCCGCGCTGGTCAGCTACCGGATTCCGCGATCGCCGCAGCTGCGCATCGTCGACAGCGAGACCTACCGCGAATGCCCGAAGGACGAGATCGGCGAGATCTGGGTGCACGGCGAGAACGTCGCCGAGGGCTACTGGAACAAGCCGCCGGAGGAGCAGGCCTGCTTCGGCGCGACGCTGGTCGACCCGTCACCGGGCACCCCGGCCGGCCCCTGGCTGCGCACCGGCGACCTCGGATTCATCCACGAGGGTGAGGTCTTCATCGTCGGACGCATCAAGGACATGCTGATCATCCGCGGCCGCAACCACTACCCGGAGGACATCGAGGCGACGATCCAGCAGATCGCCCACGGGCGGGTTGCGGCGATCTCGGTCCAGATGGACAGCACCGAGCAGCTGGTCACCGTCATCGAGGTGAAGAAGAAGCGCGGCGAGGCCAGCGACGAACTGGCGACCCGGCTCAGCGGCGTCCGCAACAACATCACCGCGGCGATCTCCAACGCGCACGGCCTCAGTGTCGGCGACGTGGTCCTGGTCCCGGCCGGCTCGATCCCGACCACTACGAGCGGCAAGATCCGCCGCCAGGCCTGCGTCGAGCTGTACCGCCAGAGCCAATTCGCGCGGGTGGACGCCTAG
- a CDS encoding GAP family protein, whose product MLATVLIMALAVSIEPYRIGMTVLMLNRPRPVRQLFAFLCGGFVMGTTVGLIVLFVFRRILLGTSFVTVPRVQLLIGLLIICIAVIVGIDLFGRLGPRPAKLTRPATDLLKGDSLPVAGIAGLSIALPSVDYLAALAVILASGATALKQVAVLIAFNVVAFAPVEIPLLAYLLAPKPTARAVTALHEWIRSRRRRDVAIALAVVGSAFIAAGLYGL is encoded by the coding sequence ATGCTGGCGACCGTCCTGATAATGGCGCTCGCCGTCAGTATCGAGCCATATCGAATTGGCATGACCGTGCTCATGCTGAATAGGCCTCGGCCCGTGCGACAACTATTCGCGTTTTTATGTGGCGGATTCGTCATGGGAACCACCGTGGGCCTGATCGTCCTTTTCGTATTTCGACGAATTCTTCTCGGCACGTCATTCGTGACGGTGCCGCGGGTTCAATTACTGATCGGCCTCCTGATCATCTGTATCGCGGTGATCGTGGGCATCGATCTCTTCGGGCGGCTCGGTCCGCGGCCGGCGAAGCTGACCCGGCCCGCGACCGATCTGCTGAAGGGCGACTCGTTGCCCGTCGCCGGGATCGCGGGCCTCAGCATCGCGCTGCCCTCTGTCGACTACCTGGCCGCGCTGGCGGTCATCCTGGCCTCAGGCGCGACCGCACTGAAGCAGGTGGCCGTCCTGATCGCGTTCAACGTGGTGGCTTTCGCGCCCGTGGAGATCCCGCTGCTGGCCTATCTGCTGGCGCCGAAGCCGACCGCCCGGGCGGTGACGGCACTGCATGAGTGGATCCGGTCGAGGCGACGACGCGACGTCGCAATCGCGCTGGCCGTCGTCGGCAGCGCGTTCATCGCCGCCGGTCTTTACGGACTCTGA
- a CDS encoding ParB/RepB/Spo0J family partition protein, translated as MAQLHESSARILGDADMTPGSLPGYGQLDPLSAVAVEEWVRRGSLLPVENIPLAAIRSSYTPRKNKANESHVQVLAQSPLPLPPIVIHRDSMRVIDGVHRLRATELRGDSTIAARLFEGNDAEAFALAVHLNVTHGLPLTLSERKAAAQKVLTSYPHWSDRSIGLIAGVSNKTVGKLRSCATEEISQLNPRLGRDGKVRPVSPAIGRRRAAEFLSMNPRASLREIARKAGVSVTTARDVRQRVHNGESPLPDNLAKRVGESGSPTVAAANDSALATPVVPPRVGARTMPEGRGRDLLQRLRNDPSVRSSERGRALLRLLSTVVVAISACNDFAEAVPTHCSGTFAEIARKNARAWQEIADKFEVNSH; from the coding sequence ATGGCGCAATTACATGAGAGCAGCGCACGGATTCTCGGCGACGCAGACATGACGCCCGGCTCGCTGCCCGGATACGGCCAGCTGGACCCGCTGTCCGCGGTCGCAGTCGAGGAATGGGTGCGGCGCGGGAGCCTGCTGCCGGTGGAGAACATTCCGCTGGCCGCGATCCGTAGCTCGTACACGCCGCGCAAGAACAAGGCCAACGAGAGCCACGTTCAGGTATTGGCTCAGTCGCCCTTGCCGCTGCCGCCGATCGTCATCCATCGGGACTCGATGCGGGTGATCGACGGCGTGCACCGCCTGCGCGCGACGGAGTTGCGCGGCGACAGCACGATCGCGGCCCGACTCTTCGAAGGCAACGACGCAGAAGCCTTCGCCCTCGCCGTGCATTTGAATGTCACGCACGGGCTGCCGCTGACACTTTCGGAGCGCAAAGCGGCCGCACAAAAAGTTCTGACATCTTACCCGCATTGGTCAGACCGGTCTATTGGACTGATTGCCGGAGTTTCGAACAAAACCGTTGGCAAGTTGCGCAGTTGTGCAACCGAGGAAATCTCCCAGTTGAACCCCCGCCTAGGCCGGGACGGAAAAGTGCGACCGGTGAGTCCCGCCATTGGACGACGGCGCGCGGCGGAATTCCTGTCGATGAATCCGCGTGCGTCGCTGCGTGAGATCGCGCGGAAGGCCGGCGTCTCGGTCACCACCGCGCGCGACGTCCGGCAGCGGGTCCACAACGGCGAGAGCCCGCTGCCCGACAACCTCGCCAAGCGGGTGGGGGAATCCGGCAGTCCGACCGTCGCCGCCGCGAATGACTCGGCGCTCGCGACCCCGGTCGTCCCGCCGCGGGTTGGCGCCCGGACGATGCCGGAGGGCCGCGGCCGCGATCTGCTTCAGCGGCTTCGCAACGACCCGTCCGTGCGGTCCTCGGAGCGCGGCCGGGCGCTACTGCGCCTGCTGTCCACGGTCGTGGTGGCGATCAGCGCCTGCAACGATTTCGCCGAGGCGGTGCCGACGCACTGTTCGGGAACCTTCGCCGAGATTGCGCGAAAGAACGCCCGCGCCTGGCAGGAGATCGCGGACAAGTTCGAGGTCAACTCGCACTGA
- a CDS encoding NAD(P)H-dependent amine dehydrogenase family protein, producing the protein MSATTAGGRPLRVIQWTTGNIGRRSLHAIIGRPDMELVGVYAHGQDKVGVDAAELSGWPEPTGVTATNDIDALLALEPDACCYNPLWPSVDELVRLLESGVNVCTSAAWITGGKQTPEDRRRILDACEQGNATIFGSGAHPGMTNLVGMALSGSCERVDEIRITESVDCSTYESAETQTAMGFSQDPETPGLAENVRRESEVFAESAAMMADAIGATLDKMTFDVTFTAATGDSDLGFMKIPAGTVGSVFGYHRGWVGDRNVVSVGFNWTMGDHVTPPKPLEHGHVIQVFGVPNMRTVVHCLPPKDWTEPGFMGLGMIYTAMPVTNAVPAVVAARPGIVTLADLPPITGRAR; encoded by the coding sequence ATGAGCGCGACCACCGCCGGCGGCCGTCCCCTCCGCGTGATCCAGTGGACCACCGGCAACATCGGTCGGCGTTCATTGCACGCAATCATCGGCCGGCCCGATATGGAACTCGTCGGCGTGTACGCGCACGGCCAGGACAAGGTCGGGGTGGACGCGGCCGAACTGTCCGGCTGGCCTGAACCCACGGGTGTCACGGCCACCAACGACATCGACGCCCTGCTGGCGCTCGAGCCCGACGCCTGCTGCTACAACCCGCTGTGGCCCAGCGTCGACGAGCTCGTCCGACTGCTCGAGTCGGGCGTCAATGTCTGCACCAGCGCCGCCTGGATCACCGGCGGCAAGCAGACCCCCGAAGACCGCCGGCGCATTCTCGATGCCTGCGAGCAGGGCAACGCGACCATCTTCGGCAGCGGCGCCCATCCCGGCATGACGAACCTGGTCGGGATGGCGCTCAGCGGTTCCTGCGAGCGCGTCGACGAAATCCGAATCACCGAGTCGGTGGATTGCTCCACCTATGAGTCTGCGGAGACCCAGACCGCGATGGGCTTCTCGCAGGACCCGGAGACCCCCGGCCTCGCCGAGAACGTACGGCGCGAAAGCGAGGTCTTCGCCGAATCGGCCGCGATGATGGCCGACGCGATCGGCGCGACGCTGGACAAGATGACCTTCGACGTCACCTTCACGGCGGCGACCGGCGACTCCGACCTCGGCTTCATGAAGATCCCGGCCGGCACCGTCGGCAGCGTCTTCGGCTACCACCGCGGCTGGGTGGGCGACCGCAACGTCGTCAGCGTCGGATTCAACTGGACGATGGGCGATCACGTGACGCCGCCCAAACCGCTCGAGCACGGCCACGTCATTCAGGTGTTCGGGGTGCCCAACATGCGCACGGTGGTGCACTGCCTGCCGCCGAAGGACTGGACCGAGCCGGGGTTCATGGGCCTGGGCATGATCTACACCGCGATGCCGGTGACCAACGCGGTACCCGCGGTCGTGGCGGCCAGGCCTGGAATCGTCACGCTGGCCGACCTGCCGCCGATCACCGGGCGCGCCCGGTAG
- a CDS encoding MmpS family transport accessory protein — protein sequence MSIGGLLKRAWIPLLLIVVLSVSALVVTRLHKVFASEDLNANSGAGIKIVQFNPKVVKYEIFGNPGATANINYWDADADTHQVNNAPLPWEFTVSTTLPTVSANIMAQTDGGFIGCRITVDGELREHQSSEGHNAQAFCLVKSA from the coding sequence ATGTCGATCGGCGGACTGCTCAAACGTGCCTGGATACCACTGCTGCTCATCGTCGTGCTGTCGGTGTCGGCACTCGTCGTGACGCGTCTGCACAAGGTGTTCGCCTCGGAAGACCTCAACGCCAATTCAGGAGCCGGCATCAAGATCGTGCAGTTCAACCCCAAAGTCGTGAAGTACGAGATCTTCGGAAACCCCGGGGCCACGGCCAACATCAACTACTGGGACGCCGACGCCGACACCCATCAGGTCAACAACGCGCCGCTGCCGTGGGAGTTCACCGTATCGACCACGCTGCCGACGGTGAGCGCCAACATCATGGCTCAGACCGACGGTGGCTTCATCGGCTGTCGCATCACCGTCGACGGTGAACTGCGCGAGCATCAAAGTTCCGAGGGGCACAACGCCCAGGCCTTCTGCTTGGTGAAGTCCGCATGA